A single genomic interval of Desulfobacterales bacterium harbors:
- a CDS encoding TonB-dependent receptor, whose translation MFKRLIAVGFICAFLFLLVDSRPGESAQSIDTFSLGEIVVTGQKESIADVTVSHVLTQADIMATNSKTVADALQFVPGVVVTRGRKNEPEISIHGFGQEKSLFLIDGIPYYETYYGKLSLDQVPADIISRIEITKNAPSVLYGANAQIAVINVITRKGTEKPSFHLTGEIGENNTYRTGFSHGNQIGAVNYWISFSHDTSDGWKLSDDFEPEIARRARKFMPNVDGIHEGGGFRENADFEKNKLWARAGVTPSAGSEYFISFHLLDSELGHPPATNEYRILLREGDVPGFSTFSRYEDYDDWGIDLSGKEALFDALTVRGKLFFHNHEDAYVSYDGPDYNTVIAKSTYKDKVLGTSLFGDFSLTEFHEGHVSFHYRKDIHDAADDDYLPYNTYESFTGSIGTEHGLHYENGLSLFAGIAWDWFEVDKAQGYAFDADDLFTGKTDLKTPSTQDECNPMIGFSWAIEETSVFGSIARRTQFPSLHQLYSSSSGNMELSPEKTINYTLGVSHRFNPKMSGEVSGFYHDISDWISRDYYEEGYSGNEIYMNVEEVAMQGVEASLTAVMCDYFKMNFNYMFNDAKNKSRLRATDKVIGVPKHKFGVGFNAMIPVILVSVDMQGIYADEVYDSLPTSGSPDDEITKSDDYFIAKTRISRSLKDKYTLFAEVDNLFDRNYEEEVGFPARGRNFRIGAVVDF comes from the coding sequence ATGTTCAAACGATTAATCGCCGTCGGATTTATTTGTGCGTTCCTGTTTCTATTGGTGGACAGCCGGCCTGGAGAATCGGCTCAATCAATCGATACCTTCAGCCTGGGTGAAATCGTGGTGACCGGCCAAAAGGAAAGTATCGCCGATGTCACCGTTTCGCATGTGCTGACGCAGGCGGACATCATGGCCACCAACAGCAAAACCGTTGCAGATGCCTTACAGTTTGTTCCGGGCGTTGTTGTAACCCGGGGGCGCAAAAATGAACCCGAAATCTCCATTCACGGTTTCGGGCAGGAAAAGAGCCTGTTTCTCATTGACGGCATACCCTATTATGAAACTTATTATGGCAAGCTCAGCCTGGACCAGGTGCCTGCCGATATTATTTCCAGAATCGAGATCACCAAAAACGCCCCTTCGGTGCTCTATGGCGCCAATGCCCAGATTGCCGTCATCAATGTGATCACCCGAAAGGGAACTGAAAAGCCGAGCTTTCATCTTACCGGCGAAATCGGAGAGAACAACACCTATCGGACCGGATTTTCCCATGGGAATCAGATAGGTGCCGTTAATTACTGGATCAGTTTCAGTCATGATACATCGGACGGCTGGAAACTGTCCGATGATTTTGAGCCTGAAATTGCGCGCCGAGCGAGAAAATTCATGCCGAACGTGGACGGTATTCATGAGGGGGGAGGATTCCGGGAGAATGCGGATTTTGAAAAAAACAAATTATGGGCCAGAGCCGGTGTAACACCGTCTGCAGGGAGTGAATATTTTATCAGTTTTCACCTTCTGGATTCGGAACTGGGGCATCCGCCCGCCACCAATGAATACCGTATTCTCTTGAGGGAAGGCGATGTTCCCGGTTTTTCAACCTTCTCCAGATATGAAGATTATGATGACTGGGGCATTGATCTCAGCGGGAAAGAGGCCCTTTTCGATGCATTGACCGTAAGGGGAAAACTGTTTTTTCACAACCACGAAGATGCTTACGTTTCTTATGACGGGCCGGATTACAATACAGTTATTGCAAAAAGCACATACAAGGACAAGGTGTTGGGGACCTCTCTTTTCGGGGATTTCAGTCTGACGGAATTTCACGAAGGGCATGTTTCCTTTCATTACAGAAAAGACATTCACGATGCCGCTGACGATGATTATCTTCCTTATAATACGTATGAATCCTTTACCGGATCTATCGGAACGGAACACGGCCTGCATTATGAAAACGGGCTGTCTCTTTTTGCCGGTATTGCCTGGGACTGGTTTGAGGTGGACAAAGCCCAGGGGTACGCATTTGATGCCGATGACCTTTTTACCGGCAAAACAGACCTGAAGACCCCTTCCACCCAAGATGAATGTAATCCCATGATCGGGTTTTCATGGGCTATTGAAGAGACGTCCGTTTTCGGCTCTATCGCCCGCAGGACCCAATTTCCGTCTCTTCACCAGCTTTACTCATCCAGCAGCGGAAACATGGAACTTTCACCGGAAAAAACTATTAATTACACCCTGGGTGTCAGCCATCGTTTCAACCCTAAAATGTCGGGTGAGGTTTCCGGGTTCTATCACGATATTTCCGACTGGATTTCAAGAGATTATTACGAGGAAGGCTATTCCGGCAATGAAATTTACATGAATGTGGAAGAGGTCGCCATGCAGGGAGTCGAGGCGTCTTTAACCGCCGTCATGTGTGACTATTTCAAGATGAATTTCAATTATATGTTCAATGACGCGAAAAACAAAAGCCGGCTGAGAGCCACCGATAAGGTGATCGGGGTGCCGAAACACAAATTCGGTGTGGGATTTAATGCGATGATCCCGGTTATCCTGGTTTCCGTGGACATGCAGGGCATTTACGCGGATGAAGTGTATGACAGTCTTCCCACCAGCGGCAGTCCGGATGATGAGATCACAAAAAGCGACGACTATTTTATCGCCAAAACACGAATTTCAAGAAGCCTGAAAGACAAATACACGCTATTTGCCGAGGTGGATAATCTTTTTGATCGAAACTATGAGGAAGAGGTCGGGTTTCCGGCCCGAGGAAGAAATTTCCGAATCGGCGCTGTCGTTGATTTCTGA